The genomic DNA GCCTTCCAGCCCGTCAAGCGCATGAACGTGACGGTGTCCTACGCCTACACGCCCAAGGTGGAGATCACGGCCAGCAGCACGCCGAGCGAGATCGGCACGCCGCTGCTCGCGGTGTCCAGGCACCGCGCCGCGCTCTGGGCGGACTACCGCTTCGACAACGGCATCAAGGTCGGGCTGGGCGCACGCTTCAACGGCTCGAACCGCGGCGACCTGAACAAGGCGCCGATCCAGGTGCCTTCGTACACCTTGTTCGACGCGATGATCGGCTACGACATCGACCGCTGGAGCCTTGCGCTGAACGTGCGCAACCTGACCGACAAGACCTACTTCGCGAACTGCGACCAGTACGGCAATTGCTATTACGGCGACCAGCGCAAGGTCACGGCCACGGCCACCTACCGCTGGTAAGCCGCGCAGCGGCCTCCAAACGCAAAAAAGGGACGCAGCTGGCGCTGCGCCCCCTTTTTTGCGTGGTTCCTTCCGGCTCAGGCCGATTGCGCGGCCAGGCCTGCCTGCACGGCGCCATGCGCCGCATCGGCCTCGCGCAGCAGCCCCTTCAGCGCAGCGCACAGCGCGGGATGGCGAACGATGTCCAGGTGATCGGCCTGCGGCAGCACTTCGGCCGAGACCACCGGCGCGTGGTCGGCCCAGTTGCGCAGCGTCTCCTCGCGGCGCAGCGAGCTGTCCGCGAGGAACACGTGCAGCGGCAGCGGTGAGCGCGCATAGGTGTAGCGCGCGGCCTGCGCGCGCTTGTCGAGCGTCGTCCACAACAGGTACTCGGCCGCCTCGTCGCCGGTGCCGTCGAGCGGCAGCGGCTGCGCCGAATCCAGCACCTGCTCGGCCACCCAGGCAAGTTCCTCGTCGTCCATGCGGGCGAAGAGCGCCTTCCAGTGCCCGGCCATTTCCGAGCGGCCCAACCACTCCGAGAGCACCTCGTCGGCCTGGGCGCGCCGGGCAGCATCGAGCGGCGTCGAGGCGCGCAGCGGCGCGGTCTCGAACACGTCCAGCATGCCGGTGAACACGATCTCGATGCGTCCCTGCAGTTGCCGCGCGAGTTCGAAGGCCAGGTCGCCACCCGACGACCAGCCCAGCAGCGCGCAGCGCCCCTCGGTGGCCGTGGCGAGGATGAAGCTCGCGTACTCGGCGGCCAGCGCCTGCAGATCGAAACCGCGCCAGCGCTTGCGCGTGTAGACGTGGCTCACGAAGCCGTACACCACGCGCTCGCCCTGCAGCGCCTGCGCGAGCGGCAGGAACTCGCGCGTGTTCACGATGAGTCCCGGCAGGCAGAACAGCGGCACGCCGGTGCCGCTCGCGCTCAGGCAGACGGCGTCGTGCGAACCCTCGAACTTCTGCCGCAGCCGCTCGGCGAGGCTGCCGAGGCTGCTGGCCTGCATCACATCCGGCAGGCTCAGCTGGCCGCCGCCGGGCAACTGCTTGCGGATGCGCGCCACCAGCTTCAAGCTCAGGATGGAGTCGCCGCCCAGCGCAAAGAAGTTGTCGCCGCGTGCAATGCGGTCCACGCCGAGCACCTGGCTCCAGATGCGGGCCAGCGCCTCTTCGGTCGCGCCCCGCGGGGCGTCGAAAAGCCGCGCGGGCTCGGGCTGCGCCGGGCGCGGCAGCGCCTTGCGATCGATCTTGCCGTTCGCCGTGAGCGGCAGCGCGTCGAGCAGCACGATGCGCTCGGGCACCATCCACGCCGGCAGGCTGTCCGCCAGCGCGTGCCTCAGCTGTTCCACGTCGGGCGAACCGCCCGGTCCGGCAACCACGTAGGCGCGCAGCACTGTGCTCTCCTGCGCGCCCTGCTCTGCAACGACCACTGCATCGGCCACGCCATCGAGTTCGCGGATGCGGCCCGCCACTTCGCCCGGCTCGACGCGGTAGCCGCGAATCTTCACCTGGTCGTCGCTGCGGCCCAGAAACTCCAGCGTGCCGTCGCTGCGCTGGCGCACGCGGTCCCCCGCACGATACAGGCGTTGGCCGTCGCCGAAGGGGGAAGCAACGAAGCGGTCGGCGCAAAGACCGGCGCGTGAAAGATAGCCGCGCGCCACGCCGGCACCGCCGATGTAGAGCTCGCCCGCCATGCCGGGCTGCACGGGCTGCAATGCGTCGTCGAGCACCCAGGCGTCCATGTTCGCAATGGGTTTGCCCAGCGGCAGGCTGCCGGCTCCGTCGGCCTGCGCCGGCGCCGCATGCGTCAGCATGCCGACCGAGGTCTCGGTCGGCCCGTAGTGGTTGAAGATGCGCAGGTCCGGCCGCAGCGCCCGAATGGCCTGCAGCGTCGCGGCGTCCGTCGCCTCGCCGCCCAGCACGAGCGTATGCGACGGCAGCACCGCGGCCGCGCGCTGCGCGTTCAGCAGGCCCTTCAGATGGCTGGGCACGATCTTCAGCACGCCGGCGCGCGTCTTCGCCATGCCGTCCGCAAATGCATCGGGATCGAAGGCCGCGTCGCTCGAGACGAGGTGCAGCGCACCGCCCGAGCACAGCGCACCGAACAGCGAGGTGTGGCCCAGGTCCGCCGCGACGGTGGACACCATCGCGAAGCTCTCGTCCTCGGGCAGCGCCAGCCGCTCGAGCACGCCCTGCACGTAGTTGGCCAGCGCGCCGTGGTGAACGACCACGCCCTTGGGCCGGCCGGTCGATCCCGAGGTGTAGATCAGGTAGGCGGCCTGCGCAGGATGCACCGCACGTGCACGGTGCGGCACGAAGCCGCCCGGCACGTCGAAGCCCACCTGCAGGCACGGCAGCGCGGCCTGCCGCGGCTTGCCGCCGGACACCAGCACCAGCACAGCGCCGCAATCGGCCAGCAGCTCGTCGATGCGCTGCTGTGGCAGCGCCGGGTCGATGGGCACGTAGACGCCCCCGGCCTTCAGCACCGACAGCGCCGCCAGCACGAATTCGGGCGTGCGCTCGATGCAGACGGCCACGCGCTGCTCGGTACCGATGCCGCGGCTTTCGAGCTCGGCGGCCCAGTGGCCGGCAGCGCGCGCCAGTTCATCGAAGCTGTGCGCGCGGTCGCCGAAGGTGAGCGCCGTCGCGCCGCGGCGCCTTGCGGCCGCCTGGTCGAACAGGGCCAGCACGTTGTCGGCGGGCCAGCAGGCGCGTTCCCCGCGCAGGCTCGAATCGCCGGCCAACTGCATGCCGCTCAACGCGCGCGCCGGATCGGCCGCAACCTGCGCCGCCAGGCTGCGCAGCGCATCCGCCAGCCGCTCGATGGTCGCATGGTCGAAGATGTCCACGGCATACGCCAGAACGAAGGACAGTGCACCGCCGGCGTCAACCAGGTCGAAGCTCAGGTCGAAGTGCACTTCGTCCACGCCGATGCCGTGCGCGGCAGCCGCCGGATCGGCGGGCACAGCCCCCGCCGCCTGCTGCGTCGACTTGATCTGGAACAGCGGATGCAACCCCGGCGTACGCTCCAGCGCCAACGCCTCGACGAGCATGTCCAACGGCAGGTCCTGGTGGCTCTTGGCTTCGAGCACGCGCTCGCGCACCTGCGACAGCAGCGCGACGAAGCCGGCCGCGGGGTCCACCTTCATGCGCAGCACCAGCACGTTGGTGAAGTGGCCCACCAGGGCAGCCAGCTCGGGGCGGTCGCGCGTGGTCGACGGCGAGCCGATGCACACGTCACGCTCGCCGCTGTAGCGGTAGACCAGGAGGCCGAGCAGCGCAATCGCCACCATGTACGGCGATGCGGCCTGCTTGCGCGCCAGCTCCTTCAGGCGCTGCGACACATCCGGCGGCAGCGCGAAGCTGATCTGCCCGCCGCGCGCATCGCGCACCCTTTGGCGCGGACGGTCCAGCGGCAGCGGCGTGCTTTGCGGCGCACCCCGCAGTTGTTCGCGCCAGTACGCGGTTTGTCTTTCGAGTTCGCCGGCTTCGAGCCACTGGCGTTGCCA from Variovorax sp. V93 includes the following:
- a CDS encoding amino acid adenylation domain-containing protein; translation: MSLEMTALSRRFAALPAAKQRVFLEKLRASGVGFDALPIVPRDPAAPVPVAYAQRALWLVWQRAPQSPAYNLSGRLALPLSCTPQQVQACLAQLVARHEVLCTTYPAGAEGQPLQHIDPGHRFGWVVREWTGSRADSERELAGAATEFGARPFDLEHGPVFRGQLNVFADGVPELFLAVHHIAADGQSVALLVAELQALLAAPAGSAQPAAPALQYADYAVWQRQWLEAGELERQTAYWREQLRGAPQSTPLPLDRPRQRVRDARGGQISFALPPDVSQRLKELARKQAASPYMVAIALLGLLVYRYSGERDVCIGSPSTTRDRPELAALVGHFTNVLVLRMKVDPAAGFVALLSQVRERVLEAKSHQDLPLDMLVEALALERTPGLHPLFQIKSTQQAAGAVPADPAAAAHGIGVDEVHFDLSFDLVDAGGALSFVLAYAVDIFDHATIERLADALRSLAAQVAADPARALSGMQLAGDSSLRGERACWPADNVLALFDQAAARRRGATALTFGDRAHSFDELARAAGHWAAELESRGIGTEQRVAVCIERTPEFVLAALSVLKAGGVYVPIDPALPQQRIDELLADCGAVLVLVSGGKPRQAALPCLQVGFDVPGGFVPHRARAVHPAQAAYLIYTSGSTGRPKGVVVHHGALANYVQGVLERLALPEDESFAMVSTVAADLGHTSLFGALCSGGALHLVSSDAAFDPDAFADGMAKTRAGVLKIVPSHLKGLLNAQRAAAVLPSHTLVLGGEATDAATLQAIRALRPDLRIFNHYGPTETSVGMLTHAAPAQADGAGSLPLGKPIANMDAWVLDDALQPVQPGMAGELYIGGAGVARGYLSRAGLCADRFVASPFGDGQRLYRAGDRVRQRSDGTLEFLGRSDDQVKIRGYRVEPGEVAGRIRELDGVADAVVVAEQGAQESTVLRAYVVAGPGGSPDVEQLRHALADSLPAWMVPERIVLLDALPLTANGKIDRKALPRPAQPEPARLFDAPRGATEEALARIWSQVLGVDRIARGDNFFALGGDSILSLKLVARIRKQLPGGGQLSLPDVMQASSLGSLAERLRQKFEGSHDAVCLSASGTGVPLFCLPGLIVNTREFLPLAQALQGERVVYGFVSHVYTRKRWRGFDLQALAAEYASFILATATEGRCALLGWSSGGDLAFELARQLQGRIEIVFTGMLDVFETAPLRASTPLDAARRAQADEVLSEWLGRSEMAGHWKALFARMDDEELAWVAEQVLDSAQPLPLDGTGDEAAEYLLWTTLDKRAQAARYTYARSPLPLHVFLADSSLRREETLRNWADHAPVVSAEVLPQADHLDIVRHPALCAALKGLLREADAAHGAVQAGLAAQSA